The Deinococcus puniceus genome segment CAATTTGCGTGAAGCTCAGGTCGCGTTCCTGCAATTCGTCCTGCATTCCGGTCATCACACGGCTGCTGATATGGCGGTGCAGCCGTTTCATGGCCTGACCCAGATGCACGGCGGCGGCGCGGTTTTCCGCCGAGGCTTCCGCTTGGTTGTTGGGCGTTTCAGCGTTGGGCGCGTTGGCGAGCGGTTCGATGTCCGTCATAGTTTCAAGCTCGCAACTGTCTCATTCATAAGATGGTTATGATGAACCGACAGTGTTGAGAAGTCAAGTGTGCTTGAAATGGCTTGAACACGGAGAATTAGATCAAGACAAATGGCGGCTCCCATTTTCAGGAAACCGCCGCCCACACAGCAAATCTTCAGCTCACGCCGTGGAGCTCAGCTTATTGGCCCTAGCCGATCAGCCCCAGCGCGTATTCACCCATCAGGCGCGGAATGTTGACGCCTGTGGTAGACACCGAATTCTTGAATTCCATCGTGTGATTGATCTCGATGACCAGCAGGCCGCGCTCTGGGTCTTCCACCAGATCGATGGCTACGATTTCGCCGTGTACGGCGGCGGCAGCCTGAAGCGCCAGTGTTTCTATCTCGGGCGTCACAGGGCAATTGCTGGCCTTCGCGCCGCGTGCCGTGTTGGTGATCCAGTGTTCGGAGGTGCGGTAAATCGCGCCGATGCACACGCCGCCCACCACGAAGGCCCGAATATCGCGCTCGGGCTTGCGGATCAGTTCCTGAATATAGAAGACCTGATGCTGCGGCCCGCCTAACACTTCCTTATGCTCGATGATGGCTTCGGCGGCGTCGCGGTCATTGACCCGGCTGACCATGCGGCCCCAAGAGCCGACAGTGGGTTTAATGACGACGGGGTAGCCCATCTGCTCAATCAGGGCCAGCGCCGCTTCTCCATCAAAGGCCACCGCCGTTCGGGGCGTAGGCAGACCCGCCGCCGCCAACCGCGCGTTGGTCGCCAACTTGTCGCCGCACAGTTCTATAACGTGGCTGGGGTTGACCACGCGCACGCCGAGGCCTTCCAGCGCCCGCGTGACGGCGTGCCCGCGAGACTGAGAAACGCAGCGTTCCAGCGCCACTTTCCACGGCACGGCGGCGCGGCCCGCATCATCGAACGTCACCGTCAGTTGGGGCGCGTAAACCTTGTCGTAGGCCACACCAAGAGCGTCGAGGGCTTCAAATAACATTTTTTCGTCGGGGCGAATGCGGTCATAAATAATGGCGAGATCGGCCATAGGAAACCTCCAGAATCAGGCAGAACACAGAAAAAAGACGGTCACGCTGCATTCGGTTCAGGACACCCACAGCGGGCATTCCTTCCAACCTGCGCGTCACCGTCCCAGAAGCAGTCAAAAAGAGCGTCAGCAGCGGCAGAAACTTGAACCGACTACCAACGCCCTAGACTCACTCGCCCCAGTCTTCGGCTTCTTGCGGGGCCTGTGCCAGCCGGGGCGGATCTACCGACACTACTTCGTATTCCACGCCCGTTTCGTCGTCTATCACGAGTTCGCCCAATTCTGGGTTGGTCAGTTCGATTGTTGCACCCGTTTCAGGGTTTTCAAATTGAATGGTAGTCATGTCTATCTCCTTACGGATGCTAGGTTAGCGCAGCTTAAGCTTTGCAAACGATGTTGCCTAGACAGATTAGCGGAGTGAGACGTCTTCCGGCTCCTCATCCTCGAAGGCCAGCTCTATGCGGGCGCGGCAATGCGGGCAGTCCACGATGCTCACCACTTCGCCGTCCATCCCCTCTACCACAGGCGCGGCGGCCAGCATGTCTTCGGTCACGTCAAATTCCTCGCCGCAATTGGGGCAAGTGGTCAGCACGCCCAGCAGTTCCAGTTCAAAATCCTCGCCCTCACCGTTGCGCGTGACCTCCATTTCGGCGTTGCAGGAGTCGCACACGATCACGTCCCCCACCTCCAATTCAGCCCGGTCTTGGTCGGTGAGTTCCAGAATCTCTTCGCAGACGGGGCATTCGACTTCCAATGTTGCCATGTTGCCCAGTTTACGGGGCAATGGGGCCGGGCTGGTCTTGCACCTGCTGTTCACCCGGACTGTGTTCGCCCGGACTATGTTCCCCCGGAAAGCGCCCATGCTTTTTGAAGAAGGCCAAGATGCTGCCCTCGGCCAGAGCTTCACGCAGAAATTCCGGAGCGGGCGGCAATTGAAACACGTCCGGGCCGCGTGTTAGGCGTCCCGTTGCCATGTCCAGCGTCACTTCGTCCCCGTCGTTCAGGCTGCCCGTCAAATCGGCCTCGAAGGCAGGAATGCCCAGATTCAGCAGATTGCGGTAATGAATCCGGGCAAAACTGGGGGCGATGATGCCGCCCACCTGCAATTTTTTCAGAGCGGCGGGAGCATATTCGCGGCTGCTGCCGAGGCCCCAGTTTTTGCCCCCGATCAGCAGATCACCGGGTTGCACCTCTGCGGCAAACTCAGGCCGGATGTAATGAAACGCGAACGTTTGAAAGACATCCTCGCCTGCCATGAAGGGCGCGAACTTTCCGGGCAAGATGTCATCGGTATTTACACTGTCGCCAAATTTCCAGATTCTAGGCATAGGGTTTCCTTGAGGGGCCGCCCGCACTGTTCAGGCGAGCAGGCCAATATAGATTTCGTCCAGCGATAGGGTTTGATCTAGGCACGGAAGATGAATGCTGTTATTGCCAGACAATTCAGTGAGTTGCCACTCCCCACCATCCAGACTTCTGGAATAGGCATACACCCGGCGTTCGGCCTGTTCCACCATCAGATAGGTGTGCAAGCTAGGCAGCGCCGTGTGGATATTGATATTTGCCCAATCGGTCATTGGCCGCCGTGCTGGGCGAGAGGACTTCTATCAACAAACACGGTGCAGTTTCGAACTCTTCGTTCGTGAGGTCTGGGCCGCCAGCCACCAGCATATCGGGATAGAAAAACACCGTGCTGTCTTTAAGACGCAGCTTCATATCAGACTGGTATAAACGGCAGCCCATCCGCAACGATGCGGCGTGCAGGGCGGCGGTCAGGTTGGCGCTGATGCGGGCATGGGCTTTGCTGGCCCCCGCCTGAGCGTGCAGCGGATACACGAACCCGTCCACGTACTCGCGTTTGACCGGGCTACTCTCCTCGGTCTGCAAGTACTCCGCCACGCTCATTCGGCTGAAGGCTGGGCCGCTCATGGGTTCAGTATCCGCCGACAGCGCCCACCACTGCCAGCACATCCTCCGGCAAAGCAATCCTCCCCATCACCGCCGTTGCCGCTGCCACTGCCGG includes the following:
- a CDS encoding Uma2 family endonuclease, with protein sequence MSGPAFSRMSVAEYLQTEESSPVKREYVDGFVYPLHAQAGASKAHARISANLTAALHAASLRMGCRLYQSDMKLRLKDSTVFFYPDMLVAGGPDLTNEEFETAPCLLIEVLSPSTAANDRLGKYQYPHGAA
- a CDS encoding LeuD/DmdB family oxidoreductase small subunit; protein product: MPRIWKFGDSVNTDDILPGKFAPFMAGEDVFQTFAFHYIRPEFAAEVQPGDLLIGGKNWGLGSSREYAPAALKKLQVGGIIAPSFARIHYRNLLNLGIPAFEADLTGSLNDGDEVTLDMATGRLTRGPDVFQLPPAPEFLREALAEGSILAFFKKHGRFPGEHSPGEHSPGEQQVQDQPGPIAP
- the lysX gene encoding lysine biosynthesis protein LysX → MADLAIIYDRIRPDEKMLFEALDALGVAYDKVYAPQLTVTFDDAGRAAVPWKVALERCVSQSRGHAVTRALEGLGVRVVNPSHVIELCGDKLATNARLAAAGLPTPRTAVAFDGEAALALIEQMGYPVVIKPTVGSWGRMVSRVNDRDAAEAIIEHKEVLGGPQHQVFYIQELIRKPERDIRAFVVGGVCIGAIYRTSEHWITNTARGAKASNCPVTPEIETLALQAAAAVHGEIVAIDLVEDPERGLLVIEINHTMEFKNSVSTTGVNIPRLMGEYALGLIG
- the lysW gene encoding lysine biosynthesis protein LysW, whose translation is MTTIQFENPETGATIELTNPELGELVIDDETGVEYEVVSVDPPRLAQAPQEAEDWGE